Genomic window (bacterium BMS3Abin02):
GAAACCGGTGGCGCTGGCCTTGGCCGGCGCCCTGATCGTCATCAACGTCGCCGGGGTCAAGCAGACCGCGGGAGTCCAGAAGACGGTTGTGACCGGTGTTCTGCTCATGCTGGGCATCTTCATCGCGAGGGGCATTCCTCACGTGAACGTCGCCAATCTCCAGCCTTTCCTCGGCGAGGGCTTCGAGGGCTTGATCGTGGCGACCGGAGTGATCTTCGTCTCGTATGCGGGGGTCACCAAGGTGGCGAGCATCGCCGAAGAGATCAAAGATCCCGGTCGGACGATTCCCCGCGGCATCTTGGGCAGTGTCGGCCTCATGATGCTCATTTACCCGGTGGTCGTCTTGGTGATGGTCGGTGTGGTCGGGTCCGGCGAACTGGCCGGAACGGTCGTGCCCGTGGCCGACGCCGCTCGTGCGTTCCTTGGCGAGATCGGCGTCGACGTCGTGTCGGCGATCGCGGTGCTTGCGCTGATCAGCATGGCCAACGCAGGTCTCCTTGCCTCCTCTCGATACCCGTTCGCCATGAGTCGGAATGCCCTGGCGCCCATCGTGCTCCAACGGCTGTCCAGACGTTCGACTCCGTTTGTCAGCATTGTGGTCACGGGGTCGGTGATGCTGTTGCTCGTTGCCTTCGTTCCCCTTCTGGAACTGGCCAAACTGGCCAGTGCCTTCCAGCTCCTGGTGTTCTCCTTCGTCAATGTGGCTCTGATCGCGTTTCGCGAGAGTCTCGTGGACTGGTATCGACCGACGTTCAGATCACCGCTGTATCCATGGACGCAGATCTTCGGAATCGTCGCCTCATTCGGGCTGCTGACACAGCTTGGCGTCGTGCCGTTGGTGGGCGCCGGCGGGATCATCGTCGGGGGATTCGTCTGGTATCGGGTGTTCGGTCGATCCCGGGTCAGCAAGCAGAGCGCGTCGCTCGACGCGCTGCGAGTTCGCACGACCGCCGGTTTGGTCGAGAAGACGAGAGAGAGGCTGCACTCGCCGGGGGCCGCAAGCCTGCTCGTCGTTTTCCACCATGGGGCAACTCCCGATCGGGAGCGGGCGGTCATGGGCGTCGGGCTCCGGCTCCTCGAGCCGGGAGGGCAGTTGTCGGTTGCCCATATCGACACGCAGGACATCGGCCCGACCGTGCCGGTTCCCGATCTACCGGCCGGTGCGGAAGAACTGGACGTCGACGAGCACCAGACACGCCTTCGGCGAGCGGCGCTGATGGACCTCGTTGCACAGCGTACCCCCGAACTCGTCCTGGTCGAGATACCTCCAGCGAGCCGCCGGACCCGGCAGTACATTGCAGATGCCAGGTGGCTGCGGGAGCACGCGGACGCTTCGGTGTTGTTCTTCCATTACCGGGGGATCCGCGAAGTGAACACGATCGTGATCATGGGCTCCGGCGGTCCCGCGGATGTCGACAAGATCTCCCTCG
Coding sequences:
- the yhdG gene encoding putative amino acid permease YhdG → MEAVTYDSGCSERSQVIMKGPAKGGPDAIACFEPLCVRFTVSRPSTGGDIRVKRELGLYSVITISLGAMIGSGIFVLPGLAAKIAGPAVILAYVLAGIVVLPAALSKAEMATAMPEAGGTYVFIDKAMGPLMGTVAGLGVWFSLIFKAAFSLVGLGAYLVMFSDAPVKPVALALAGALIVINVAGVKQTAGVQKTVVTGVLLMLGIFIARGIPHVNVANLQPFLGEGFEGLIVATGVIFVSYAGVTKVASIAEEIKDPGRTIPRGILGSVGLMMLIYPVVVLVMVGVVGSGELAGTVVPVADAARAFLGEIGVDVVSAIAVLALISMANAGLLASSRYPFAMSRNALAPIVLQRLSRRSTPFVSIVVTGSVMLLLVAFVPLLELAKLASAFQLLVFSFVNVALIAFRESLVDWYRPTFRSPLYPWTQIFGIVASFGLLTQLGVVPLVGAGGIIVGGFVWYRVFGRSRVSKQSASLDALRVRTTAGLVEKTRERLHSPGAASLLVVFHHGATPDRERAVMGVGLRLLEPGGQLSVAHIDTQDIGPTVPVPDLPAGAEELDVDEHQTRLRRAALMDLVAQRTPELVLVEIPPASRRTRQYIADARWLREHADASVLFFHYRGIREVNTIVIMGSGGPADVDKISLAHRLAEHDDATLRLVHILDEAASEAEVASVRNYHLQLSELTEVRIESRVERSADLFGNLDRWTEGADLVILGAAAHPSAHFDLSDRIAGSIRHPVLTVSPRVAHRKTLGRRVLERIIY